Within Coffea arabica cultivar ET-39 chromosome 4e, Coffea Arabica ET-39 HiFi, whole genome shotgun sequence, the genomic segment ttttttcgagctcgagcttgaaaattgccggttcgtcgagctcgagcttggtaaaattcAGTCGAGGCTCGGCTCAATTAGCTCAAAACttgactcgactcggctcgtttgcaaccctatctacaactagtttttttttttttttttgtgagtgGGAGGTCTCTCTCTCGGGAGAGCTCCCACTTATTTGAAACTATTCACCCTATGATGCATATTTTAAAGTAGATGAAAGGATAGGATCCAGATAAGAATTTTGACAGCAATGAAGGTCTTTTAAGTATTGGAAACGTGTACTTAGATCTCAATATAGAGGAGATTGAAATATTAAATAAACTACCAAAGTTGTAACATATTTCAGGAAGGAATGAATTAAATGGCACAGGAAAACAGAGTGTAAATGAGAGATTCGAAATTTAAAACCTCACACCTATActtaaaaaaaagtcaaaaaaaaaagttgtaacATACTCGGAGCATTTGGACAACATTAAAGCATTATTGAATACTCCCTCTGTCCTATCTTGATAGTCCTagttttttcacacagtttaagaaaaagtaattaactttgttggaaaaacaaatttagattgctatttttctaaaatacccttacattaaataaagttggcttttCATATATCTATATGTTTTGAAAAATCTAAATGCATTAAATGGGGTATGTTATATTCAATACTAATaatctatattaaataaggtaatttatagtaataacaacttacattaaataagggtattttagagaaattaaaagataactacatttttcaattggaaagtggactacaatttggaacaaacgaaaaaaggaaaacaagactattaaagtgggacggagggagtatctaTCTAGATTAGGTATCAGTGGATACATTTCTGATAAAATAAATCGCATTCATACAACCTGAAAGTGTCAGCAGAAATGTATCTCTGATAAGTGATCATGAAGATGACCCAATATTACTATTGCAAAAGGAAAGAAGGGATAAACGcagattcttttttgtttttattttttgagtgcAAAAGAATATTGAAAGAATTGGAGGACATATGACCAAATTCTGGCACTCGAAAATATTTGACCAAATTCTGATTCTTGAACTCTTGTaactatccttttttttttctttttggcagTAAATTTATTCCGTTCTTTTCTATTATAATGGATTGTACATGAAGCCACTGTAGTAAGGTAGTTTTACCAAGAAATCTAAAATAGAGGCACTCTGCATATCTTTTAAGTACAAAAGAAGAGTTGTATAATcactttgtgagaacccgtatttttcccattttttaggttttattattttccgtggcttgttttctgcattttcgtgattaggaaaatttttagatacttttaaggagcagatataatttttagatgatttttctagtatcaaatagatttttagaaattaagagcatataccggacgtgggacccactgatgcgaaaagttcggaaaaattcggccaactagattaagttttgaatactggaattaatttatcgggtgttaagagataagtagagggtgctaagtggattgatataagagagacaaggttGGTGAACATTtattaaaaggtgacaagtgtcaccatttgagaggttgaaccttaagaccactattcatggtcttaccatttgacttaaataaaccaaaaatgacccaaaaatcatcaaaatatcCTCCATGGTGGCCGAGCTTcttgagcaacaaaagaaagaaagctcttcaagattttagcttcaatcttgcttcaatcatcaaaaccaaccatccaaccttgattttcctccataaaacaccttcaagtagtgtttgtgagttgttgtgtgaagttatttggaaagttaaggtgaccaataactctctctctctcttgtgttcaaggtaagttgtgaagaaccaccctcctcccttaattgatgcttaaatcatgcttagtggttgtatgagatgcaaatttatgggttatttcttgatttgtgattgaaatgatgaagttttattatttttggagatttttctgttttaatataagcatgattgtgtggctatctatgatgattagaaatggtatataaggcatctagaaggtggaaaaagtggaagattgcaagtaatttctgttttggaagaaaattgaaaaacctagggttcatgaagctacattctgtccgaatttttaggtcctagatagaggccgaattggccttggcttaaaacatgaaagttgtagggaataacattttagaggtgactacaaaatttcaggtcaatcggagtagtgtagaatgagataagtcgaaattactattgctgttctggttttacccgaaattgagaagtgcgtctgtaatgggttgttttggctggaattgcttccgaattggttgttgaggccttctaatgaaatttagctctgtttcttagctttcagctggttttggaatttctggatttggacttggagagcctgagttatgatgtttccgctagaatgcgttttggtgaatctgttttacgtttttgatgtagtatcttgcatttttgacctgtttgcactcaaaaatgggttgagtgaccttcttcaatattgtagccctatctcttagcttcgaaacggtgggtcttgcaccttcatccgataatcgtagtgcctttggcaccattaccgcaaaatgaggacaaaaactgttttttttcagggctaaagctaattgcatttccgaattttctggtttcctctattgtttgtgtatgcttagggaaccctgttttgatagtatgtagaattggtttatgacttgtaatcgagtcttattgtgttttattggaatagtttagggcttgactttcatatccggtcatttcctagctaaattttgtacttgaatgccattaagcctagtgaacggcttttgggaatgagattatttttggacgagatgttgggactaatttgaggaaataatgaagccatgatggctggaaaataggtaaacacaagggttATGCTGCCGGaatttttcttgaaggctagttggatttacttgtgatttgaacgaagggcttttgggttgtttgagcctaggtcttcatgttacctttttgttaccaaaaatcatgttttgcacccttgctttagtaattatttggcgaggcatacgactggtagtcgagcctcacatgtgcattctgtatactcgattttgaaagtggaatcttccattgttttccttggattattttggggtttcttggtgattaaagctctcttttgggaggtatctgcactgaccctggtgagtgtactactcacttgtgtgttactatatggctttgaatgtaaaTTGTTTGAAGTAaattgaatgtgacttgattgaagtgaaagtgtactttatcgctctcacttatatgccttatatcattgttgtcatgttattggaatgttacatgaaatgttacatgaaatgaaagttgaaatgaaagtacttttcgattggacgagtatccaacgattacaaatgttatcaatgagctcaaccccattggtagttgattgaatcgagccggcgagggcttggtcgtgccaattaatgaaccttgggtaaagttatatggaatcttgtagtatgcgagactctcgattccggtatactcgagtaataccaaagtgcaagtgtttggagttcgggcccggtagggggatgttaggtggaaggagtggagggaaagtggagtctacggttggttacttttcgaacattgacggagagtcaatgacgtccgatcaagaaatgcaaacgaggaaaaggctcttgagagccatctgtatccttttatcaccatatttgacgtgtgcctttgcttatcttactatattgaatgaaagcttgatgcttatatgcacttggttgcgtaagtgatagtatctcactgggcaattagctcacaccgttccttttgttttccttacaggaatatgactctttttggaatgaatcttgatagatggttgccgaatgaactagatgtatatttcttttgtattgtatatgaagtgaaaccctaaatgtatctttagggccgttttcactttcaatttggcaaatcgtatatatattaacttttgaaaacttttgtatgtcactttggattgtatttgctaaagttcaagatgtgaatgtttgttcgatatttggttgcgttctgacgggtcggttactattcatggtcgactccgaatttcttttttttttgggttattttgcccttttgccttgtttacgcgcgttataagttccggaacgcaatagatcgctctaaactgcaccgttagtcctggcgagagctgggcaggcaatccgctaacccctttggttcgccttaggggaaggtgggactgtcacacaCTTACTAAAATAAAGTATTTTAAAGTAGTACCCTTCAAACTTCAATAGCTGCCTTTTTGGTTCAAGGCATGATTCAAAAGGAAAGTTTGATgctttatccttttatttaatATTTCATGTGCTCCACTTGTTGGAACTATCAAGACGCTTTGaaccttttccccttttttaatttttgctatTTAATCACTTTacgattaattttttatacagtGACAGTATATACAATTTCACCATTAGATGAATAACacataatttaaatttgaatttaaaattcaaaatttacacaTATGTTATGCATTCAACtgtaatagtgtatatattatcagtgtatataaaattaactcacaactttatttgctttatggaTTTTTTTCCATTTGCGGAAATGGGATCAATAGTGCTGGAGTGCACATGGAGgatttttcttaatttgttttgtttagATAAAGTTGCTGGAAGAGTTAAAGGATTAGTTGTACATTCCAATGCCAACATTTAAATGCTTAGCTCCGAAGCCAATGAGCAGAGTCCTAAAAAGCATATTCATCAATATGACGGCTACCTATTCTTTTTTGTCTATTGAAAGACTTTTTCTATTTTAAGTCTTATCTGCTACTTTGCTactataaaaaattcatttcctttcatCTCTTCCTTTCATGAGAGACTGAGTCTAACACTTTTGTATAGTACTACTTGAGCCTTTACTCATATAAGTGTACATCTTTTTGCCAATCACTATAAAAACTACcgttgctgaaaaaaaaaaaaaaaaaagagagactgAGTAACTTCATTGTTTTCTTGGATTTGTCTAACGGACATGAGATGAAGGattttttatggattaaatcttatatacattgacagtatatacactatcatcatGTATATCACATGTGTGAAAGttggatttcaaatttaaattttatataattgtcATTCATCTAATACTGGCGGTATATACACTGTcgatgtaggaaagattaattcttTTTCTATATCATGCATTTTGCTCTTGAATTGTCTGTGGTGATTTTTGGGGTGCAGAAACTATACAATGACTAAATAggtccaaaaaaataaaaatgggagAATCAATTAGGCTAGGAAAAAGAATTCAAAGACTAAATCTGTCTTCATAGAAGTTGGAGGATCCCGAATAATCAATCGGTCTGTCtttgttaaaatatatttcaaatgtgatgtttttagaaatataagattaattaggatcaataaataaatataagaaaGTGTagacaaaattaaataaaaaatatatataaatacaagGGATAATAACAATTATTAGTACGTGTATTTATAGGATTGGTAATTTCAATTTTCCCAACATCAGTCCGTTAGTACAGTTTGTATATTTTGAGTTTCCGTACAAAAAAATTAATCCACACGTACAATCAATCAGTAGAAAGTTTCATGTAAAAGTACAAAATTTTGAGCTCTACCAAACCCACCCTAATATCAGAATTAGTCTCACATTTTGTTACCATTTACTTGTCAAATCTCAATATAATCAGTCTCATCAATATGACTTTTTTGTCACCACAAAATCACAGCCCACAATATCTTCTCAAGAATGCACTTCCCCAGTGTCACACGTTTAAAGAATGGCAATCCAGACCATCAAGCAAGATGACCAATTCCATACACGGTTCTTGAACTTGTCAACAAAATGAAATAACAAAGCACGATGGACGCACCACTATTGACAGTTTGTCTGGACGTCACAAAGTCCCCCCTCTAAAGAAGCGATATTTGCTATTCGCCACGATCATAGCATTTCAAGATTTGATTAGGTGGGAGGTCAAAATTCAAATTGTGTCTTTCATTACTTACTATTATGTGTGGATCAGTATGGCTGTCACTTTAAATGGTTTAAATTCATATGAATGTGCATTGAACTCGTCTGGTCTGACGGTGGTTCAATCTCTGTCGGTTCTCTTATGATTCAGTTGGACTCTCCTCCTCAATATAGATTAGAGTAGGAATAGGAGTAAATATacgattgacaaaaaaaaagttatatttGTTGGAAATAGAATTTTTGTAAATAGGTATAATCTTAATATAAATCTGAATTATAATTGAATTAATGTAAAACTAACAATTAcgttaaaaatatattaatttacaTCGAAATTGTGCAAGTTTACACAATTAGTTAGAGCTGAAGAGAACCTTAACTAGAGAGGCTCCGAATCCATATTTATTGGCTTGTTCTCattccaattaaaaaaaaaaagaaaaaaggaagcaTCCCATTTAACTTGGCCATAGAAGAGATGTTCTTGAAGAGTTGAAAAAATCATGTGTAGCCTTGAAAAAACCAAAATACAAATTCTTCAACCTATAAATTTATTGTAGTTTTACTCGGTTTGTTTTGTCGCACGTAAACAGATATTCGTGGCCCAGTGTCATTCATTATTTCACTCTTGCAAATAATGTCAAACTAAGTGTAAAATAGTATTCCAaaccatatatatatttttatttttttcaaatggcAAACTAAACATGGCCAAGTGGGACATTTCCATCTTTCCAAAGCTGCAAGTTGAAAGGATATTTAATCCCAAAAGAAACCATTCGGCCAAAGGTGGGGGCTAGCAGACAATATGCTAGTTGCCAAGTAAAGATGGCTTAGAATTTCAGAAGACTCTGCGAACTTTCACTATTTCAAAGTTCAAACAACAAAAACCAACGGAAATGTATAGGCATCCTTTGTCAGGAGCAAGTCAGCCAACTTCCTTGTTCATAACAATTTTATCTCCTTCCCCAATCTTTCCTGAGAATTGGACTCAGCCCAACTCAAGATTTCTGATACTATACATTGCACAGATCCCCCTCTAATCCATTTGttattgtttttttctttttctcccgtAAATCAAACGTTAAAGATGATGATGACCAGGTGTCCAGAGGCCTATAGATTCTTCTGCAATCCAGTCAAAGTAATGGGGATTTTTGTAGCTTCCTTGGTGGGGTTCTTGGTTTGGTTCTCAGCAATGAGCGGCTGGCCTTCCTATGGCTTTCAATGGAGTCAGAAACCAGGGAAAGAAGGTATCTAGCTGGCTCCTGCTTTGCTATtgattacttcttttttttttttttcttgtttggcaGAATAAATCTCATTGATTTGTTTCTTTGATTTGCAAAGATAATCCAAAATTCAAGAGCTTGCTTGAATCTGTTTAAGTGGTTTGTCTCTTGTAGCTTTTGCATTGAACCAATGAATCTTGGAAGTTGCTGTTTTTGCTAAGTATCTCCGCGTTTGAGTAATTATTGTGAATTGGGTGCCCGTTGACCGAATTTGAGTAATTCTTATGTGGAATTATTATTACGAGGCATCATTACTAGCAAGAATTACTAGAAATTAATAAGACTTTACACTTTTTTAAGAAAATTCAAATCAACTTCAATTGCTTCTGAATTTGGCATTGTTTTGATGATTATTACATCTCCAATTGCAAAATTTATATACAATTAGAACCCTTGATCTTGTTCATTAAAACTTTCTCCAAGGTGCAAAAGCATGTTAGGTTAATGTGCAGATTTCCAAATTAGATTGACCTTACAAGAACTGACACTTTTTGGGATATAAGATCTTGAAACTTATGTCCTTTATACTGTGAGAAATGAAATTGATTAGGATACGAGTACAATTTTTGGATGCATGATTGAATGGACCAAATCAACATAGTCATTGCTAGATTAGGTACCTTCTCAAGAAAATGGGATTGATCCCATTTGAAACTATTGATTGagacctccaaaatccaaacaatTAGTCATGAAACACTTAGATTAGAAAATCAATCGAACAAATGTGTATGCACTATGAACACATAAACAAATTTCTATGGATTAAAATCCTCCTAAGATGCATATTTCTACCGATGGAAGAATTAGTGAGATAATTAACTAGGTAGATCCTATTGTAGTACATGAAACTACCTAACTTATTATTAGGCTATTTGGTAATATATTCCATTAGGTTGTTTTGGATGGGATTAGGTGTTTATGCATATAATCGGGTAAATGCACAAAGATAGACACAGTACTatttggagcaaaattttgATGCATTGAACAATTGAACATAGTGGAATTTAGAAAGTCAAAGGTGTCTAATCTTTGGTCTCTTATCCTCTCAGATTACTTTAAACATGTCATACTCTATTTAATTTTAGTCAGTTGTGATTAATCATTACAATATcttatcatttttgtttttggtaagGTAAAATCTTCATATATACTATTTGaatgtctctctctctctctcttattggtcccttttcttttttggtttattttttattcctaGCTAAGGCTTTGATATTTAAGGATAAATTTCCTAAATTGATGGAGATAAGAAAGTGTGAAATAATATAATCTTTTATacttatttcttcttcatttttccaattaGTGAATTTTAGTGTCTAATGTTCTATGAAATTCTAATGAACATGGTCACCAGGATACCTAATGGTCAATATAATCCTATGTAAAATGTCTTTCTTCCTTAGCTAGAGTACTAGTCAGACTCTGACCTTCCCATCTCCTTTCCTGCACCTTCTAAAACATTTCaggagaagaaaaaaacaacaacCAGTATAATGAGTGAAATTTTCATAGTTGAAACTGTATATTAAGTTATTGAgcaatatgatttttttttaaacctacATGAACATTGGTAATGTATAATGGTTTATTtagatttttccaaaaaaaaaaaagggttcatTGAGAGGCctcatttttttcaaacatGAGAATAGTTGATCTATATGTGGTTAAACAGCAAAAAACTTAAAGTTGCCATGCCGCCCATTACACCAAGTGTTCATCATATTTCATGGTCAAGAATTTATGGAAATAACTCACGCGATCCTTcgaacttttgaaatatttatgtTGGCTCCCTGAACACTGAGAAATCAAAGATTTCTCTTTGTTTCATTTATCAGATGTGATTGTTTAATGTTGTTTGGTGGGAATTGTTCCAAATTTTCTTCCGTTAGTTGATTAGTGTTCTCTGGCTCATTGAATTGCTTGAGAAGAGGCTGTTGCCTCGTGTCTGTTAGCTTCACATGCAAATTGCTCACGATGAAATATTAGAGCCATTTGCTTGACATTTGCCATCATTGTCCTCAACTATTTTTTCCATaactcttctcttttctttccacaGATGTTAATTTGGACGACATTATAGAACAGATCAGGTACATTGGAGATTCTTTTCCCCAGCCAGTCGAGGTGCCAAAGGATAAGCTTCTTGGTGGCCTTTTCCCAGAAGGATTAGATGTAAATACATGTGTAAGTAGGTATCAATCAGCCTTGTACAGAAAGGAACAAAAACACCAGCCTTCTCCCAATCTAGTCTCAAGGTTAAGAAAATATGAAGCCCTGCATAAACAATGTGGACCATTTACAGAGTCCTACAACAGAACCTTGGAATATCTCAAGTCAGGCAACCATGGCCAAGACTCCAATTCCACTGGTTGCAAGTACGTAATCTGGATTCCAATGGCTGGTTTAGGAAACAGAATGCTTAGCTTATCATCTGCTTTTCTTTATGCCCTGCTAACAAATAGAGTCCTACTTGTTGATCCAGGAAGTGGAGTTTCTGATCTTTTCTGTGAACCATTTCCTGAGGTTTCCTGGTTACTCCCCTCTAACTTCCCCCTTATTGGTAAGTTCAGTAGCGTTGATCAGAAATCTCCTGAGACTTTTGGAAACCTGTTGAGAAACAGAAGCCATGCTAATTCAACTTCATCTTCCCTGCCACCATATCTCTATCTCTATCTAGTCCATGACTATGATGATTTTGACAAGCGTATCTTTTGTGATCATGATCATACTATTCTCCAGAATATACCTTGGCTTATTGTGAAATCAAACATATATTTTGCCCCATCTCTTGTTTCAATTCCATCTTTTCAGCAAGATATTAGCGATCTATTCCCAAATTTAGGAACTGTGTTTCATTACCTGGGCCGGTATCTCTTTAATCCCACCAACTTTATTTGGGGGCTTGTCACCAGGTATTACAACATCAATTTAGCCAGGGCAGATGAAAAGATAGGCATTCAGATACGAGTACTAGACAAAGATTTTGGTCGTTTTGAGCGCGTGCTAAATCAGACTTTGGGTTGTATGCTGAGGGAGAATCTGCTACCAGAAATCAACGGGACCAAACCTGTCGTCATTCAATCTGGAAAGCTCAAGACTAAAGCTCTTCTGATTACATCTTTAAGATCTTGGTACTCCGAGGCAATAAAAAGCATGTACTGGAAACGTTCCACCGTCACAGGCGAAGTGGTTGAAGTACACCAGCCAAGCCATGAGCAGTACCAGCATACTAGAAGACGAATGCACAATATAAAAGCATGGGCAGAAATCTATCTGCTGAGCTTGACTGATAAGCTGGTCACAAGCGGAGGTTCAACTTTTGGCTATATAGCTCATAGTCTTGGAGGATTGAAGCCATGGATCCTTTACAAGCCTGAGGATCATGTAATCCCAAATCCACCATGTCAGCGGGGCGTGTCAATGGAACCTTGCATGCATGCCCCTCCATATTATGATTGCACAAGTAAAAAATGGACTGGCCCAGGTGGTAAACTTGATCCTAATGTACAGCATTGTGATGACAAATGGTGGGGTATTAAATTCATTGACAGAGAATAGGACTAGTGACCATTTTGTTAATTCCTGGagaaatagaaagaaaaaattttcccttGTACACTTCAATATTTGCAGTGATATAGTCCAAATattgtttcttcttttctcaaagATTGCCTGAAGGACAATGTAGTAAGCCAGTTTTACCAGAGGGCTTCATACATGGCCATTTCAGCTTAACATCTAAAACCAGGAACCACGGGCGCCATTTTGCTCCAGCATTGCAATTCCAGTTCCTGTAAAGCACTAACCAAATCTCATCAAGCAGCAAAAGCTCGAAAGCTCATTGGCAAAT encodes:
- the LOC113742715 gene encoding galactoside 2-alpha-L-fucosyltransferase-like isoform X1, which encodes MMMTRCPEAYRFFCNPVKVMGIFVASLVGFLVWFSAMSGWPSYGFQWSQKPGKEDVNLDDIIEQIRYIGDSFPQPVEVPKDKLLGGLFPEGLDVNTCVSRYQSALYRKEQKHQPSPNLVSRLRKYEALHKQCGPFTESYNRTLEYLKSGNHGQDSNSTGCKYVIWIPMAGLGNRMLSLSSAFLYALLTNRVLLVDPGSGVSDLFCEPFPEVSWLLPSNFPLIGKFSSVDQKSPETFGNLLRNRSHANSTSSSLPPYLYLYLVHDYDDFDKRIFCDHDHTILQNIPWLIVKSNIYFAPSLVSIPSFQQDISDLFPNLGTVFHYLGRYLFNPTNFIWGLVTRYYNINLARADEKIGIQIRVLDKDFGRFERVLNQTLGCMLRENLLPEINGTKPVVIQSGKLKTKALLITSLRSWYSEAIKSMYWKRSTVTGEVVEVHQPSHEQYQHTRRRMHNIKAWAEIYLLSLTDKLVTSGGSTFGYIAHSLGGLKPWILYKPEDHVIPNPPCQRGVSMEPCMHAPPYYDCTSKKWTGPGGKLDPNVQHCDDKWWGIKFIDRE
- the LOC113742715 gene encoding galactoside 2-alpha-L-fucosyltransferase-like isoform X2, encoding MMMTRCPEAYRFFCNPVKVMGIFVASLVGFLVWFSAMSGWPSYGFQWSQKPGKEDVNLDDIIEQIRYIGDSFPQPVEVPKDKLLGGLFPEGLDVNTCVSRYQSALYRKEQKHQPSPNLVSRLRKYEALHKQCGPFTESYNRTLEYLKSGNHGQDSNSTGCKYYNINLARADEKIGIQIRVLDKDFGRFERVLNQTLGCMLRENLLPEINGTKPVVIQSGKLKTKALLITSLRSWYSEAIKSMYWKRSTVTGEVVEVHQPSHEQYQHTRRRMHNIKAWAEIYLLSLTDKLVTSGGSTFGYIAHSLGGLKPWILYKPEDHVIPNPPCQRGVSMEPCMHAPPYYDCTSKKWTGPGGKLDPNVQHCDDKWWGIKFIDRE